One stretch of Streptomyces sp. R21 DNA includes these proteins:
- a CDS encoding DUF4177 domain-containing protein: MTKWEYVTVPLLVHATKQILDTWGEDGWELVQVVPGPNNPEQLVAYLKREKQA, from the coding sequence ATGACCAAGTGGGAATACGTGACTGTGCCGCTGCTCGTCCATGCCACGAAGCAGATTCTGGACACCTGGGGCGAGGACGGCTGGGAGCTCGTCCAGGTCGTGCCCGGGCCGAACAACCCCGAGCAGCTGGTGGCCTACCTGAAGCGGGAGAAGCAGGCATGA
- a CDS encoding NUDIX hydrolase has protein sequence MANGQWYPPEWPDRIRALAEGTLTPVAPKRAATVMLLRDTDGTPAVHMLRRRASMAFAGGAYAYPGGGVDPRDDDHQIRWAGPTRAWWAERLGVDETSAQAIVCAAVRETYEEAGVLLAGLTADTVVGDTTGEDWEADRAALVARDLSFAEFLDRRGLVLRSDLLGAWTRWITPEFEPRRYDTWFFVAVLPEGQRTRNASTEADRTVWIRPHEAAEGYDKGELLMMPPTVATLRQLLPYATAADALAAAPSRDLIPVLAQARLEDGELILSWPGHAEFTKHIPKGGAPA, from the coding sequence ATGGCGAATGGGCAGTGGTACCCCCCGGAGTGGCCGGACCGCATCCGCGCGCTGGCGGAAGGCACCCTCACCCCGGTCGCCCCGAAGCGGGCGGCCACCGTCATGCTGCTCAGGGACACCGACGGCACGCCCGCCGTGCACATGCTGCGCAGACGCGCCTCCATGGCCTTCGCCGGAGGCGCGTACGCGTATCCGGGCGGCGGCGTGGACCCCCGCGACGACGACCATCAGATCCGCTGGGCGGGCCCCACGCGCGCGTGGTGGGCCGAGCGGCTGGGCGTCGACGAGACCTCCGCCCAGGCGATCGTCTGCGCGGCCGTACGGGAGACGTACGAGGAGGCCGGCGTCCTGCTCGCCGGGCTCACCGCGGACACCGTGGTCGGCGACACCACCGGCGAGGACTGGGAGGCGGACCGCGCGGCCCTGGTCGCCCGCGACCTCTCCTTCGCGGAGTTCCTCGACCGCCGGGGGCTCGTACTGCGCTCGGACCTGCTCGGCGCCTGGACCCGGTGGATCACCCCCGAGTTCGAACCCCGCCGCTACGACACCTGGTTCTTCGTGGCCGTCCTCCCGGAGGGGCAGCGCACCCGCAACGCCTCCACGGAGGCCGACCGCACGGTGTGGATCCGGCCGCACGAGGCGGCCGAGGGGTACGACAAGGGCGAGCTGCTCATGATGCCGCCCACCGTCGCCACCCTGCGCCAGCTCCTCCCGTACGCCACCGCCGCCGACGCCCTCGCCGCCGCGCCCTCCCGCGACCTGATCCCCGTCCTGGCGCAGGCCCGGCTGGAGGACGGCGAACTGATCCTCTCCTGGCCAGGCCACGCCGAGTTCACCAAGCACATCCCGAAGGGCGGAGCCCCCGCATGA
- a CDS encoding RidA family protein, producing MSAVEDKLAELGLTLPAVVPPLAAYQPAVQSGVYVYTAGQLPMVDGKLPVTGKVGAEVTAEEAKELARTCALNALAAVKSVAGDLDRIARVVKVVGFVASASDFTGQPGVLNGASELLGAVLGDKGVHARSAVGVAVLPLDAPVEVEVQVELTQA from the coding sequence ATGAGCGCCGTCGAGGACAAGCTTGCCGAACTCGGTCTGACACTGCCCGCGGTCGTCCCGCCGCTCGCCGCCTACCAGCCCGCCGTGCAGTCCGGCGTGTACGTCTACACCGCCGGCCAGCTTCCGATGGTGGACGGCAAGCTCCCGGTCACCGGCAAGGTCGGCGCCGAGGTCACGGCCGAGGAGGCCAAGGAGCTGGCCCGCACCTGCGCGCTGAACGCGCTGGCCGCGGTCAAGTCCGTCGCGGGCGACCTGGACCGCATCGCGCGGGTCGTGAAGGTCGTCGGCTTCGTGGCGTCCGCGTCCGACTTCACCGGCCAGCCCGGCGTCCTGAACGGCGCCAGCGAGCTGCTGGGCGCGGTTCTCGGCGACAAGGGTGTGCACGCGCGCAGCGCGGTCGGCGTTGCCGTGCTCCCGCTGGACGCGCCGGTCGAGGTCGAGGTCCAGGTGGAGCTGACTCAGGCCTGA